One window of the Trueperaceae bacterium genome contains the following:
- a CDS encoding ABC transporter permease subunit — protein MTGRRARAIRAIVAKDVRVAFASKAVLVPFIVVPVLFTVGLPLLFALMAPAAADQGGDLVRQLGELSPTLLASVEGLDDPQKVVVLGLVYLLAPLLLVVPLMFASVLAADSFAGEKERKTLEALIYSPVSDRDLLSAKMLSAWLPAVTLGLGAFALYCLTANIAAWPVMGRVFLPTWMWVVLALWVMPAAAAVGLGATVLVSARVSTFQEAYQLGGVVVLPVVALVVAQAVGVIYLSVWLVAGLGLVLWLAAAALLWAGARRFRRAEMIARL, from the coding sequence GTGACGGGCCGCCGCGCCCGCGCCATCCGGGCCATCGTCGCCAAGGACGTGCGCGTGGCGTTCGCGAGCAAGGCCGTGCTGGTGCCGTTCATCGTCGTGCCCGTCCTCTTCACCGTCGGCCTGCCGCTGCTCTTCGCCCTCATGGCGCCGGCCGCCGCGGACCAGGGCGGCGACCTCGTGCGGCAACTCGGCGAGCTCTCGCCCACGCTGCTGGCGAGCGTGGAGGGGCTCGACGACCCGCAGAAGGTCGTGGTCCTCGGCCTCGTCTACCTGCTGGCGCCCCTCCTCCTCGTCGTGCCGCTCATGTTCGCCAGCGTGCTCGCCGCCGACTCGTTCGCGGGCGAGAAGGAGCGCAAGACCCTCGAGGCGCTCATCTACAGCCCCGTCTCCGACCGCGACCTGCTCAGCGCCAAGATGCTCTCGGCTTGGCTGCCGGCCGTCACGCTCGGACTCGGCGCCTTCGCCCTCTACTGCCTCACCGCCAACATCGCCGCCTGGCCCGTGATGGGCCGCGTGTTCCTGCCCACCTGGATGTGGGTCGTGCTGGCGCTCTGGGTCATGCCGGCGGCCGCGGCCGTCGGCCTTGGCGCCACCGTACTCGTGTCGGCCCGCGTCAGCACCTTCCAGGAGGCGTACCAGCTGGGGGGCGTGGTGGTGCTGCCGGTGGTCGCGCTCGTCGTGGCCCAAGCCGTGGGCGTCATCTACCTGAGCGTGTGGCTGGTGGCCGGGCTGGGGCTCGTGCTGTGGTTGGCGGCGGCCGCGCTCCTGTGGGCGGGCGCGCGGCGGTTCAGGCGGGCCGAGATGATCGCGCGGCTTTGA